From a region of the bacterium genome:
- a CDS encoding thiolase domain-containing protein: protein MAELCGVIGVGQTQYAAKRQELSMPGLLREAAERALEDSGCTWADIDAVVIGKAPDMFEGVMMPELFLNDAIGGAYKPMLRVHTAGSVGGSTAIVAASLVQSGVHDRVLTVAFEKQSESNATWALTISMPFSVATVAGAGGYFAPLVRGYIRRSGAPEDTGIRVAVKDRQNALKNPLAHLQLEDISFEMVAESPMLWDPIRYLETCPSSDGACAMVMAKESIASQSAKPVAWVHATEMRSEPTMFSGRDQVMPRASLDNAAALYKKAGIQNPREEIDCAEIYVPFSWFEPMWMEGMLFAPINEGWKMTYEGATAMDGDLPINMSGGVLSSNPIGASGMIRFAEAALQVRGMAGDHQIDGARKALGHAYGGGSQYFSTWIVGDQKP from the coding sequence ATGGCAGAGTTATGCGGAGTCATTGGCGTCGGTCAGACGCAGTATGCGGCCAAGCGGCAGGAACTCTCGATGCCCGGGTTGTTGCGCGAGGCCGCCGAGCGCGCGCTCGAAGACTCGGGCTGCACCTGGGCCGATATCGATGCCGTCGTGATAGGGAAGGCCCCGGACATGTTCGAGGGCGTGATGATGCCCGAGCTGTTCCTGAACGACGCGATCGGTGGCGCCTACAAGCCCATGCTGCGGGTTCATACCGCGGGCAGCGTGGGTGGATCTACGGCGATCGTGGCCGCAAGCCTGGTTCAATCCGGGGTGCACGATCGGGTGCTCACCGTCGCCTTCGAGAAGCAATCCGAATCGAATGCGACCTGGGCGCTCACGATCTCGATGCCCTTCTCGGTCGCAACGGTGGCTGGCGCTGGAGGCTACTTCGCGCCTCTCGTCCGTGGCTACATCCGACGCTCCGGCGCACCAGAGGATACGGGCATTCGCGTTGCCGTGAAGGATCGGCAGAACGCATTGAAGAATCCGCTGGCGCATCTGCAGCTCGAAGACATCAGCTTCGAGATGGTTGCGGAATCACCCATGCTATGGGATCCGATTCGCTACCTCGAAACCTGTCCGTCCTCGGATGGCGCCTGCGCCATGGTGATGGCCAAGGAGTCGATCGCGTCCCAGAGCGCGAAGCCGGTGGCCTGGGTTCATGCCACGGAAATGCGCAGTGAGCCCACCATGTTCTCCGGTCGCGATCAGGTGATGCCTCGCGCCAGCCTGGACAACGCCGCGGCACTCTACAAGAAGGCCGGCATCCAGAACCCGCGGGAGGAGATCGACTGCGCAGAGATCTACGTGCCCTTCAGCTGGTTCGAGCCGATGTGGATGGAGGGCATGCTCTTCGCACCCATCAACGAGGGTTGGAAGATGACCTACGAAGGTGCGACCGCCATGGACGGCGATCTTCCCATCAACATGTCGGGTGGCGTGCTCTCCTCGAATCCGATCGGTGCCTCCGGCATGATCCGCTTCGCCGAAGCCGCCCTCCAGGTACGCGGAATGGCTGGCGATCACCAGATCGACGGAGCTCGCAAGGCCCTCGGTCACGCCTACGGCGGCGGCTCCCAGTATTTTTCCACCTGGATCGTCGGCGACCAGAAACCCTAG
- a CDS encoding acyl-CoA/acyl-ACP dehydrogenase → MDFAFSEEQDEFREMLRRFFEEKASAIEVRRMAESPEGFDRTLWKQMAGELGLQGIHLPERHGGQGFGFLELGIVLEEMGRVLLPSPFFASSVLATAAISNAGTREQQAALLPGLASGERIATLALVESGGGWDPLAIELEATPDGDGFRLTGTKELVLAGDVADLFIVAARLPGSQGANGLTLCLIDSADGGLKRTPEESLDTTRRLARIELDAVGAKALGEPGEANEPLARVLAQAAIAQTAEMVGGAARCLDQAVEYAKVRMQFGRPIGSFQAVKHKAAEVLLDLEMARSAAYWAWWVADEDRDELFLAASLAKATCADAFQHAARENIQIHGGIGFTWEHDAHLYYKRATSDDVLLGDAGVHRTRLAGYLGA, encoded by the coding sequence ATGGACTTCGCGTTTTCGGAAGAACAGGACGAGTTCCGGGAGATGCTTCGGCGTTTCTTCGAGGAAAAGGCGTCGGCGATCGAGGTCCGGCGGATGGCGGAGAGCCCGGAGGGGTTCGACCGGACGCTGTGGAAGCAGATGGCCGGAGAGCTCGGGCTCCAGGGAATCCATCTGCCCGAGCGGCATGGCGGGCAGGGTTTCGGCTTCCTCGAGCTCGGCATCGTTCTCGAGGAGATGGGCCGGGTCCTTCTGCCGTCGCCCTTCTTTGCGAGCAGCGTGCTGGCAACCGCCGCAATCTCGAACGCGGGAACCCGGGAGCAGCAGGCCGCTCTGTTGCCAGGCCTCGCGTCTGGTGAGCGCATCGCAACGCTGGCCCTCGTGGAGTCAGGAGGTGGTTGGGATCCCCTCGCGATCGAACTCGAGGCGACCCCCGACGGCGATGGCTTCCGGCTCACGGGAACGAAGGAGTTGGTTCTGGCCGGGGATGTGGCCGATCTCTTCATCGTTGCGGCGCGGCTTCCCGGGAGCCAAGGTGCGAATGGCCTGACTCTCTGCCTGATCGACTCCGCAGATGGAGGCTTGAAGCGAACCCCCGAGGAATCCCTCGACACGACGCGGCGTCTGGCGCGGATCGAGTTGGATGCCGTGGGCGCCAAGGCGCTCGGCGAGCCGGGAGAGGCGAACGAGCCTCTCGCAAGAGTTCTTGCCCAGGCAGCGATCGCTCAAACCGCCGAGATGGTAGGAGGTGCGGCCCGCTGCCTGGATCAAGCGGTCGAATACGCAAAGGTCCGCATGCAGTTCGGTCGGCCGATCGGAAGCTTCCAGGCCGTGAAACACAAGGCGGCCGAGGTGTTGCTGGATCTCGAGATGGCTCGCTCTGCTGCCTATTGGGCCTGGTGGGTTGCAGATGAGGATCGCGACGAACTTTTCCTGGCGGCCTCCCTGGCCAAGGCGACCTGTGCCGATGCGTTCCAGCATGCCGCTCGGGAGAACATCCAGATCCATGGCGGCATCGGATTCACCT